The DNA region TCGAACAAATCTTATAAACAAATATAATTTCATATATATTTATTATTTTGTCAGCTGAGTTTAAATAAATAATTCTTTATTATATATAGTTATTCTGCAGTTTCACTGCTATCATTATTCATAGTGCTGTGATTTTTACTGTATGCAAAATATACAATAATTCCTAATAAGAACCAAACTACAAATCTAATTTTTGTTATATTAGGAAGCATAAATATTAATATAGCACAGAATATTACAGAAATAGCTGGTGTAATAGGAGCTCCAGGACATTTAAATCCTCTCTTAATATCTGGTCTTCTGTATCTTAAAACTACAACTCCTATGGAAACTATTATAAAGGCTGCAAGAGTACCTATATTAGTCAACTCTGCTAAATCTCCAATAGGAATAAATCCTGCAATTACCATTGTAACTATTCCAACTAAAAGTGTACTTTTAACTGGTGTCTTAAATTTATGATGAACCTGGCCAAATACCTTAGGTAAAAGACCATCTCTTGACATGGCAAAGAAAATTCTTGTCTGTCCAAACATCATAACTAATAATACTGATGTAATACCACAAATAGCACCTACTGAAACCAATGCTGAGCCCCAGTTAATACCTATTTGTTTAAGAGCAAAAGCTACTGGCGCTGCTGTATCTTTAAATTGTAAATATGGAACTACACCTGTAAGTATTGCGGATACAATTATATATAGGGCAGTACAAAGTAAAAGTGATAATACAATTCCCTTTGGTAAATCCTTCTGAGGATTTTTAACCTCCTCAGCCGCTGTAGATACTGCATCAAAGCCTATATAAGCAAAGAATACAATAGCTGCTCCACTAAAAACTCCGCCCCATCCAAAAGGCATAAATGGATGCCAGTTAGCAGGTTTTACGTGTCCAACTGCTAATACTATAAATAGAAGTATAACAATTAACTTTATTGCAACTATTATATTATTTACTTTTGAACTCTGTTCTACACCAGAAACTAAAAG from Clostridium pasteurianum BC1 includes:
- a CDS encoding amino acid permease; the protein is MNNIFRTKPIESLIAETKGKDSLKKALGPLELTMLGVGAIIGTGIFVLTGVAAAKYSGPALILSFIVSGLACAFAALCYAEFASTVPVAGSAYTYSYAALGEFWAWIIGWDLILEYMVAIGAVAVGWSAYAVNLLGAVGINLPKAITSSPLEGGIVNLPAVLIILVITYLLVSGVEQSSKVNNIIVAIKLIVILLFIVLAVGHVKPANWHPFMPFGWGGVFSGAAIVFFAYIGFDAVSTAAEEVKNPQKDLPKGIVLSLLLCTALYIIVSAILTGVVPYLQFKDTAAPVAFALKQIGINWGSALVSVGAICGITSVLLVMMFGQTRIFFAMSRDGLLPKVFGQVHHKFKTPVKSTLLVGIVTMVIAGFIPIGDLAELTNIGTLAAFIIVSIGVVVLRYRRPDIKRGFKCPGAPITPAISVIFCAILIFMLPNITKIRFVVWFLLGIIVYFAYSKNHSTMNNDSSETAE